From Lysinibacillus sp. SGAir0095, the proteins below share one genomic window:
- a CDS encoding DUF4362 domain-containing protein, whose amino-acid sequence MKKIGLISSLTFLLMMLLGCQQENETSNPKKIYSTEDVKESDVVDRHGEISNIDIFETFIDHVRSGVKDEIRISVYTTEGDPIFHNLNYDVNKIQYTYDNSQDVYAGTGKGKESTSCSNIESRNTENGVEYYLTECTSEVGNSFYFRVSN is encoded by the coding sequence TTGAAAAAGATTGGTTTAATATCATCTTTAACATTTTTATTAATGATGTTATTAGGTTGCCAACAGGAAAATGAAACTTCAAATCCAAAGAAAATTTATTCTACTGAGGATGTAAAAGAGAGTGATGTAGTAGATCGCCATGGAGAAATTAGTAATATAGATATATTTGAGACCTTTATAGATCATGTAAGGAGTGGTGTTAAAGACGAAATTCGTATCAGTGTTTATACTACTGAAGGAGATCCAATTTTCCATAATTTAAATTATGACGTAAATAAAATTCAGTATACTTATGATAATTCACAGGACGTATATGCAGGCACTGGAAAGGGAAAAGAAAGTACGTCTTGTTCTAATATAGAATCAAGAAATACAGAAAATGGAGTTGAGTATTACTTAACTGAGTGTACTTCGGAAGTTGGCAATTCCTTTTACTTTCGAGTTTCTAATTAA
- a CDS encoding n-acetylglutamate synthase, with product MINYNGRKFVSIENSANGEVSSKTYFAYKQEGDIISATYSGGEIVKGLLIGIVHKNGSLEFRYNHINKKNEIRGGECVSTPETLADGRIRLYENWKWLDAEATEGNSIIEEVLI from the coding sequence ATGATAAATTATAATGGACGAAAATTTGTTTCAATTGAAAATAGTGCTAATGGGGAGGTTTCTTCAAAAACATATTTTGCATACAAACAAGAGGGCGATATCATTTCAGCAACATATAGTGGAGGAGAAATCGTCAAAGGTTTACTGATTGGTATAGTCCACAAAAATGGTAGTTTAGAATTTAGATATAACCACATCAATAAAAAAAATGAAATCAGAGGGGGAGAATGTGTTTCAACTCCTGAAACCTTAGCAGATGGGCGAATTAGACTATATGAAAACTGGAAATGGCTTGATGCTGAAGCAACCGAGGGAAATTCAATTATTGAAGAAGTTCTTATATAA
- a CDS encoding Rrf2 family transcriptional regulator: MKLTKATNYALHTMMFLAVNPPNDHIGVAKLAERQAVSTTYLSKILTKLVKSGMVESVSGANGGYKLKPGWENISILDVIKAIEGLTPIFDYCHSHNPDCLIQKAIESAEEKLLDELNQTRIVDLANKMNKTSR, from the coding sequence ATGAAGTTAACTAAAGCAACGAACTATGCTCTCCACACCATGATGTTTTTGGCTGTTAATCCCCCTAATGATCATATTGGTGTGGCAAAATTAGCTGAACGCCAAGCAGTCTCAACGACATATTTATCTAAAATACTAACAAAGTTAGTGAAGTCGGGTATGGTTGAATCTGTCTCCGGTGCAAATGGTGGATATAAATTAAAACCAGGTTGGGAAAACATTTCAATACTGGATGTTATAAAAGCCATTGAAGGTTTGACGCCTATTTTTGATTATTGTCACAGTCATAATCCTGATTGTTTAATTCAGAAGGCGATTGAATCAGCAGAGGAAAAGCTTTTAGATGAACTGAATCAAACACGTATAGTTGACCTTGCTAACAAAATGAATAAGACATCTAGATAA
- a CDS encoding NAD(P)/FAD-dependent oxidoreductase, whose protein sequence is MNKFDCIVIGAGPAGLSATLTLGRARRKVALIDNGTNRNRVTQESHGFLTRDGIKPQEFKNIAIKELETYPSVSISNETVIKVDQDRQNNLFLVTTSNNKSYITEKLLLATGIQEEFPLSQIRQYYGKSLFSCPYCDGWELRDQPLAIIAEKDEHIIHMTKMVFNWSKDLIVFTNGHQLSNHVRIDFESKKIKVYTEVIKSLHGDNGHLESIELESGENILRSGGFVVPSFYRPNKFAEQLNCQVDESGEIITDGAGRTTENDVYIAGETKSGPSSLMIAAAEGSRAAFSINMDLTLARF, encoded by the coding sequence ATGAATAAATTTGATTGTATTGTAATTGGTGCAGGACCTGCCGGATTAAGTGCAACCTTAACATTAGGGAGAGCGCGTAGAAAGGTTGCCCTAATTGATAATGGAACAAATCGAAACCGTGTAACGCAGGAGTCACATGGGTTTTTAACAAGAGATGGAATTAAACCTCAAGAATTTAAAAATATAGCCATTAAAGAATTAGAAACTTATCCTTCTGTGTCAATTTCAAATGAGACAGTTATTAAGGTCGATCAAGATAGACAAAATAATTTATTCTTAGTCACTACATCGAACAATAAATCTTATATAACAGAAAAACTGCTGCTAGCTACCGGTATACAAGAAGAATTTCCATTATCACAGATTAGACAATATTACGGAAAAAGTTTATTCAGCTGTCCCTATTGTGATGGCTGGGAGCTTAGAGACCAGCCGTTAGCTATCATTGCAGAAAAAGATGAACACATTATTCATATGACTAAAATGGTTTTTAATTGGTCCAAGGATTTAATTGTTTTTACGAATGGTCATCAACTATCCAATCATGTGCGAATTGATTTTGAAAGTAAAAAGATTAAGGTTTATACAGAAGTTATTAAAAGCTTACATGGAGATAACGGTCACTTAGAAAGTATTGAATTAGAATCAGGTGAAAACATTCTAAGAAGTGGTGGCTTCGTAGTTCCGAGTTTTTATCGTCCAAATAAATTTGCTGAACAATTAAATTGTCAAGTTGATGAAAGCGGTGAAATTATCACAGACGGTGCTGGACGTACAACAGAAAATGATGTATATATTGCAGGTGAAACAAAGTCTGGCCCATCTTCTTTAATGATTGCTGCCGCTGAAGGTAGTAGGGCTGCTTTTAGTATAAACATGGATTTAACATTAGCTAGATTTTAG
- a CDS encoding tetratricopeptide repeat protein: MEKELTKAIELRKNGNLKESNELLLTLVKESPDDAYINYQCACSFDVLGEEMKAAPYYQDAINLGLDGEDLEGALLGLGSTYRTLGEYEKSKSTLSKGIELFPDSKAIQVFYSMTLYNLKEHNSAMKLLLKCLIDTTTDKEILSYKKAISFYSDKLDDIWS, from the coding sequence ATGGAGAAAGAATTGACTAAAGCAATTGAGTTAAGGAAAAACGGTAATCTAAAAGAATCTAATGAGTTACTTCTAACCTTGGTTAAAGAGTCTCCTGATGATGCCTACATTAACTATCAATGTGCTTGCAGTTTTGATGTATTAGGTGAAGAAATGAAAGCAGCCCCCTATTATCAAGATGCAATCAATTTAGGATTGGATGGAGAAGATTTAGAAGGCGCCTTATTGGGACTAGGAAGTACATATAGAACACTAGGTGAGTATGAAAAGTCAAAGAGCACATTGAGTAAGGGAATAGAACTGTTTCCAGATAGTAAAGCAATTCAAGTGTTCTACTCGATGACTTTGTATAATTTAAAAGAGCATAACAGTGCTATGAAGTTACTGCTAAAATGCTTAATAGATACGACTACAGATAAGGAAATTTTAAGTTATAAGAAAGCGATCAGTTTCTATTCTGATAAATTAGATGACATTTGGAGTTAA
- a CDS encoding CBO0543 family protein, giving the protein MTVKEGIEQTDRAAEKLIEVNNLMTEATVNSFMFTWQWWFGMGLFIIPWIVWFLFRNKECTGRLLIGGFVTIILSLIIDLIALSYGLWSYPMAFSPIAPLLFLPYHLSLTPVAIMFTLQIKPGANALLKGSIFAAIGAFVGMNFFEMIDFYNSKGWPKTYDFFIYLSLFFIAYWFSNMDSFKKIAERS; this is encoded by the coding sequence ATGACAGTAAAAGAAGGAATAGAACAAACTGACAGAGCTGCGGAAAAGTTAATTGAAGTGAATAATTTGATGACAGAAGCAACAGTTAATTCCTTTATGTTTACATGGCAATGGTGGTTTGGAATGGGACTATTTATTATTCCTTGGATAGTTTGGTTTCTGTTTAGAAATAAGGAATGTACAGGCAGGCTTCTTATTGGAGGATTTGTAACCATCATTTTATCCTTAATAATTGACCTTATTGCTTTATCTTATGGGTTGTGGTCTTATCCCATGGCATTTTCACCTATAGCTCCACTGTTATTTCTGCCCTATCACTTATCATTAACTCCTGTTGCAATTATGTTTACTCTTCAAATTAAACCAGGAGCTAATGCACTTTTAAAAGGTTCAATTTTTGCTGCCATTGGAGCTTTCGTAGGCATGAATTTTTTTGAAATGATTGATTTTTACAATTCGAAAGGGTGGCCAAAGACATATGACTTTTTTATTTATCTATCCCTTTTCTTTATAGCGTATTGGTTCAGCAACATGGATAGTTTTAAAAAAATAGCAGAGAGATCTTGA
- a CDS encoding ComEC/Rec2 family competence protein, producing MINKKNMMIVCSSLLITILIGGCSSSTSKVANKNSVKDNLDIVIFKIGKADSILLTIGEQTVLIDTGEDDDGEEIVDYMKKNKVTKVDYLILTHFDKDHLGGADTILNEVEVLNVITPNYVSESKDYKEYMTTLEAQETAPLKLSNVFTFKLGSAEFTIDPPQKNNYSGDNDYSLVISVEHGTNRFLFAGDAEEERLSELIESGNLEHTFLKVPHHGRYNEKSTEFFTLIHPNYAVITTSDKNPEDEEVLDVLKQLGTEVYVTRNGNIFISSNGDSLRINQ from the coding sequence TTGATTAACAAAAAGAATATGATGATCGTATGCTCGAGTTTACTGATCACTATATTAATAGGTGGTTGTAGCTCTAGTACTTCAAAAGTTGCAAACAAAAACTCGGTAAAAGATAACTTAGATATCGTTATTTTTAAGATTGGTAAAGCAGATAGTATCCTCCTGACCATAGGAGAACAAACGGTGCTAATTGATACGGGAGAAGATGATGATGGAGAAGAGATAGTTGATTATATGAAAAAAAATAAAGTGACTAAGGTTGATTATTTGATACTTACTCATTTTGATAAAGATCATCTTGGTGGAGCAGATACAATTTTAAATGAAGTCGAGGTTTTGAATGTCATTACACCAAATTACGTGAGCGAAAGTAAGGATTACAAAGAATACATGACTACGCTAGAAGCTCAGGAGACAGCTCCTCTTAAATTATCAAATGTCTTTACATTTAAATTAGGGTCTGCTGAATTTACCATTGATCCTCCACAAAAAAATAATTATTCTGGGGACAATGATTATTCTCTTGTAATCAGTGTAGAACACGGAACAAATAGATTTTTGTTTGCTGGAGACGCAGAAGAAGAGCGTCTGTCAGAACTAATCGAATCTGGAAATTTGGAACATACCTTTTTGAAGGTACCCCATCATGGACGTTATAATGAAAAAAGCACAGAATTTTTCACATTAATCCATCCTAACTATGCTGTTATTACTACCTCAGATAAAAACCCAGAGGATGAAGAGGTACTAGACGTTCTAAAACAATTAGGGACGGAAGTTTATGTAACTAGAAATGGGAACATTTTCATTTCTAGTAATGGAGATTCCCTTCGCATAAATCAGTAA
- a CDS encoding TrkH family potassium uptake protein produces MIKIPVGLNKLSPAQIIVGYYLLAVIISSLLFCIPAAYKPGVEVSFFDTIFMAVSVATDTGMTLFNISETYSVFGYFIIMIVLQFSGLGIMVMNTALWLFLGQKIGFRQRQLIMIDNNQYALSGLVRLVKDILKMIIFIELIGALIYGVYFLNYFPTWKEAFLQGLFASVTATTNAGIDITGESYVPFASDYFVQLMTIIQIIIGSIGFPVLIEVKEYLFKRKTELGYPFRFSLYTKLTTITYGILLIIGTGLILLLEFQHYFKDISWHKSFFYAFFQIVSTRSTGFSTMDITEFSYPTLIVIVIFMFIGGSPNSMGGGIRTTTLALNLLFIYNFAKGRRNIKIFNREIHQEDIMKSLAITLIAIVMCLASVIMISISDKQQQLFDIFFEVCSSFGTVGFSMGITPELSNFAKSILMILMFIGRIGFPTIFLIIGGKNNKEEKYHYPKERVITG; encoded by the coding sequence GATCAAAATACCAGTCGGGCTGAATAAACTTTCGCCTGCCCAAATTATTGTTGGTTATTATTTATTGGCAGTCATTATATCTAGTCTATTATTTTGCATTCCTGCAGCTTATAAACCTGGGGTAGAAGTGTCTTTTTTTGATACGATTTTCATGGCTGTCAGTGTAGCAACTGACACAGGTATGACCCTTTTTAATATATCCGAAACTTATAGTGTATTTGGATATTTTATAATTATGATCGTATTACAATTCTCTGGCCTTGGCATTATGGTTATGAACACAGCTCTTTGGTTGTTTCTAGGACAGAAAATTGGATTTCGGCAACGGCAACTAATAATGATTGATAATAATCAATATGCATTATCGGGACTCGTCCGATTAGTTAAGGATATTTTAAAGATGATCATCTTTATTGAATTAATCGGGGCACTCATTTATGGAGTATATTTCTTAAATTATTTTCCTACTTGGAAGGAAGCATTTCTTCAAGGTCTATTTGCATCCGTTACTGCGACAACAAACGCTGGTATAGATATAACAGGGGAGTCTTATGTTCCCTTTGCAAGTGATTATTTTGTACAACTGATGACGATTATACAAATTATTATTGGATCAATCGGGTTTCCCGTATTAATCGAAGTGAAGGAATATTTATTCAAAAGAAAGACCGAACTTGGATATCCTTTCCGCTTTTCGTTATATACAAAGCTAACGACCATAACATATGGAATTCTGCTTATTATTGGGACAGGCCTTATCTTATTACTAGAATTTCAGCATTATTTTAAGGATATATCATGGCATAAATCATTTTTTTATGCTTTTTTCCAGATTGTTTCAACAAGAAGCACTGGATTTTCTACAATGGATATTACAGAATTTTCATATCCTACCCTTATTGTTATTGTTATTTTTATGTTTATAGGTGGATCTCCTAATTCTATGGGGGGTGGAATCAGGACGACTACATTGGCTTTAAATCTGTTATTTATTTATAATTTTGCGAAAGGAAGGCGTAATATCAAAATTTTTAACCGTGAAATTCATCAGGAGGATATTATGAAATCTCTAGCCATTACGCTAATAGCTATTGTAATGTGTTTAGCATCGGTGATTATGATAAGTATTTCTGATAAACAGCAGCAGCTTTTTGATATCTTTTTTGAAGTTTGTTCCTCCTTCGGTACTGTAGGCTTTTCTATGGGGATTACCCCTGAACTCAGTAATTTTGCCAAGTCCATTCTTATGATTTTGATGTTTATTGGAAGAATAGGTTTTCCTACTATATTTCTGATCATCGGAGGAAAAAACAATAAGGAAGAAAAATATCATTATCCGAAAGAGAGAGTTATTACAGGCTAA